From the genome of Vicia villosa cultivar HV-30 ecotype Madison, WI linkage group LG2, Vvil1.0, whole genome shotgun sequence, one region includes:
- the LOC131650160 gene encoding uncharacterized protein LOC131650160, translating to MALKEAIQGVISLQLNKVIFESDSQLVVKAILTNQVGRSEFSHVILAIKNLLHFFPNFEVKFIKRQANSVAHKLTKAANSWSRRHVINEIPPCIASHLINERH from the coding sequence ATGGCGTTGAAAGAAGCTATTCAAGGTGTTATTTCCCTTCAGTTGAATAAAGTTATTTTTGAGAGTGACTCTCAGTTGGTGGTGAAAGCCATTCTCACAAATCAAGTTGGTAGATCTGAATTTAGCCATGTTATTTTAGCCATTAAGAATTTGTTACATTTTTTTCCGAACTTTGAGGTCAAGTTCATCaaacgccaagcgaattcggttgcccataAGTTaactaaggcggccaattcttggtctaggcgtcaTGTTATTAATGAGATTCCTCCTTGTATTGCTTCACATTTGATTAATGAAAGGCATTGA